The genomic interval GGGGTATCGGCCTCCTCTCCCATTGTGTTTCTTGCTAAAATTCTTTCTGAACGATTAATTGtgatttgtttatttcttgttgtTCTTAGGTGCCAGTACGGTATCAGGATTCTTTGCTTCAGCGTGTAGTCTACCCTTTGATTACGTGAAGACTCAAATTCAGAAAATGCAACCTGATGCTGAGGGAAAATTTCCCTACTCTGGTTCTTTAGACTGTGCCATGAAAACTCTCAAGGAAGGAGGACCGTTAAAATTTTACACTGGATTTCCAGTGTATTGCGTGAGAATTGCCCCCCATGTCATGGTATATCTCTGTCCCTTTCTCTGTCCGTCCGTGTCTGTGCTTAGGATAGCAATCCATACGCTTGGATTATCATGGTGCCTAGCCATTGTTATTGCACGGGTATCCATCGATGTTGATACTGTATTTAAGATAATTCACTGAATCCAATGTTGGACTTGATGATGCAGATGACTTGGATCTTCCTAAACCAGATTCAGAAGGTAGAAAAATCATTTGGGTTATGAAGGACTGACCAAGATGATGGAGATCCTTTCCAGGTTGATTTCAGGCTTCAACAATAATGTTTTTTTCCCCATGTGGTTCTTTGGCCATGTTGTAATCTAAATTTCTTTGAATACGGAATTCCAGACTTGAGTTTAAAagcattttaattatttctttctgTGCGAACATGTGTCAAAGGTGCAAGATTGATAGCGATAGGAGGGTATAGAATCGCTTCTGAAATTTGAATGTACCAGATTCTCACTGGGAAAACTATAGCATACATAATAAGCCCTGTAAAGAGttctttaaagtttaaagtAAGTCCCCACCACTCCATTTTTATGGAGACATTTAAAACGATTTGAAATTAACGTATGCAGGATGCTGCTGATCTGCTAATGTGAATCGTTCATGTTAGATTTGGCAATTTGACAATAAAATGTTGTTTGATATGTTGGCGAGGTGTTTATTATCAGCGTAAGACAAACACATCATCATTTATAAGAAAGAATATAGCTTCATTAGAAGAAATAATGAAATGACAGACGATATACAATCAGAAGCAAGGAAAAGGCATGAAACAGAAGCAATGCCAAATCAAAGTTTAAAGGAAGAAGGCAAAAAGAAGAGCAGAAAGAGAAGCAAAGAAAGTGGGGTAAAAGAGAGAAGCATCAGAGGCAGGAGCAGGAGCAGGAGCCTCAGATGGAGTAGCAGATTGAGCAATGGTGCCAGCGAAGGCCATCAGCAGCAGCACCAGGAAGAGCTTCAACTTGATTGCCTCCATAGCTGAATGTGAATGATACGGCTACTgttgaattgaattgaattgaatCGAAGAAGATGAAGGGTAGAGGGGCGTGGGAATTGAGAGGGAAGAAGAGACTATTTATGATGCTTTCAGGAAACCCAAGCCTCAAACTCGAGAGGCTGAGACAGGACAGGAACAGGGTGGTTTTGGTTGGTTGCTTTATCTTACCATACGCTAAACTGTTACAGCTAGGTGCCTGTGGGTGTGGGTCCCCGTGTTTTGCTGTCTCTGTTTTTGTCCTTTTTCTTCTGGGTTCCCATGTGACCTGTGATTTCGGTTTTATTTACAATTTCAGCCCCTCATTCTTTAGCCTgttttctcaaattttcaagAGCCAGGAGGCACTTCAATAAATCACCGagtaattttatcttttattttttctctttttttggcTACCTTGAttatttttagtacaatagGATTGAGTAATTCCAACCACGTACCTCAGTGGCACATAAGTTAAACTCACTTTAACTACATCTAATTGATTAGAAATTTGGTTGGTCATATACTTgcatagttattttttaaacaaacttATTTTACTTTAAGGTTCCGTttgtgtcacaagttttttcATAAGATTTCATATAGACATTTAATATTTCGAtttgtttctttaaaatctaaaatattattatctaaATAACTTTAAAACTCATCTAATTTGTGTTTTTTTGAAACCCTGTAAAATGGTGGATTTCATGGTTTTTGTAAAAATATAgcttaattaattgataaattaatatcgagtattcattattattaatttaaattaattattaaatataaatatattatctatacttaataaatttcaactaatatctttaccattaatattttatgttatcttaactatttaatataaattattatcgttaattatcaataatttaattattttttattttattagttaaacaattaattaacataacaataaattaattaatgttaatttaattgatCTCTTAcctttaattaagtaattatttacttttagttttatatacaaattattgAATTGAACCCAAATATTTAACTTCCAGATATTAATTATTGTGCACATCCAAACATAAACATTAATTATCCTAAACATTTAAAACccatatatttaaatctcagatatttaatatctatagcCATTATATAATATCTACGATCCAAACAACATTGAGAATTCTAAAGCATGTTTTGGGAGAAAAAGAACACAACCaacaatataaatatataatatgaaacTATTATGCATATATTACTTGGAACAATTGGAATATAATGTGCAATTGTTAATATTTAATAGATAACAATTTtagatgagttttttttttcaaggaaAGAGAACGTATGTGTAACTTATACTAAAGAAAATGTACGTGTAACTTGTAAGAGAAGTTAAAAGTGTCGAAATGAGCATAATTCAACTTATATACAGAAAGATATAAGATGTATTATCAATCTGGTCAGAGGTTCGATCTTCTTTCCTctatttgtcaaaaaaaaataaataaagatgttAAAAGGTGTGATTTAATTacttatgtttttattaaattcTTAGTTCTAAAAAAGTCCTATAAATAACTCTCTCGCAAACATTTTTTACACAAAACAATTTTCTCCTATCTAGTTTCTCATATTTCTGTTATTTGCTCTTTTAAGAGAAATTAGTCGAGTGTTCTTTGTGAAAATCGTAATGAGCTGCAATCCTTTTCATTGGTAAGTAAgagtaaattataaatttataatatggtTTTGCAAATTTGGAAATATAgggaattataaattttaattcctgtttgattctcatttaaaataagtctatcattgatagactatcACAGTAAAAAAGTCTATCACCATAGAATATCGGTCttaaaagtctattagtgatcatttttaataataaaagaagtatatcataaatagttttcttcattattattattatagtgATAGTTACAAACTTcacaaattgaaatatataaGTGATAATTACTTTAATACATATATAATTCTATCAACCTTACAAGTTTGTCAATGATTGACAATAATAGACTTCAACACAATTACAGTTCTAACAACAATACAAGTCTATGATTGAACTAAACTACAATAATAAAAGTCAATCTGTGATagtcattgatagacttcaatgtatatataattttatcaataataCAAGTCTATTAGGAGATGTTTGGAAGCCTGAGTTGAGTTCATAAGTCTAGAGTTGTTTGGTCTTTAGTGTTAATTAGTTTTTAGAGTTAAATAGTCTATGTGTAGGGCGCAGAATTGTTTCATTTGGGTTTAAGAAGTTTGTGCTTAGGGTGCATGGCTGTTTAACTTCGagttctaaatatttttttttgctacATTTTATTATGCATACTATACGATTAGAGTTATATAAAATGCTATTGAAGTTGGTGGAGTAGAGTTATTTAACACTGGGTTGTGAAGTACGTGGGCCAAACAGTTTTAAGCAACTCTACTTCACTcaagttggtgggccaaacacGTCCTTAGCGAAAGATATTGATAGATTTCCATGCAGATATCATtggaaaattgaagaaaatggcaAAATTCGAGGAGTTCTTTGAATTTAGCAAAATGTGTGTCATTCAACATCTACTTTTATAATACCAAATTTGCCCCTAGTATGGTTGGTTAACGACATTATTGAATATAGTGTAATTGTGTGATGGGAAGCGCCTGCTATAAGATTCCAACCAAACAGATTCAAGAGGAAAAAACGGTGCATTTTTTGgccaatttgaatttcaaattggcaatttaatatcatatttgttttgatataaccactttttttttaatatattcaaaATGAATCGATGTTTAATTTGTATatctccatttttatttttatttataattgatCTTAAAATTTTACGTTATCTTATTAACTTTTTGATATTTTAAGTTCGTATTAATATATTTGATTCCAACTAagattttattcattattttatacattttatcatcaaacaaattgtatattttattcaatttttttcatttttcatttttttatcacATTTTATCACTTATTATCTtactatattattatatcattttaaaaaaatttatatacacTTTGTTTTATCAGTATTTCAGAAAAAGTCGATTTTTCTTACAAACAAGTAAGTAGTCACAGTTTCAATCTTTCTGTTTTTAATTGGATCTACGGGTAAAGATTCTTTTTGGTGGTAGATGGGATGAAAGTTCACATTATGATTATCATGTCGTTGAGGTTTATATTCCATCAAATTTGTCCTCCAATAATTTGTGATTATATTCAAGGTAAGCTTTTTGTCTTCCAATCTATTTGTATCTTGTTTGACATTGTAGTGGGATGGTGCCAAGAATTCGAATCTTATTCGGATTGTTGAAGATAAGGATGTTTTGTGGTTGATGTCAATTTTATCGAACTTCTCCCATAATGATTTATGTTTAGCTGTTTATACCATATCATTTGGAAATACTATGTACTTGAATAGTTTGTTAGCAGGCATTCCATCCAACAATCTGATCGCACTACTGAAATAATTGATGTCCAAGCTTGAAACATAGTATATTTGGATAGTCGATTACCTCTCCTCACTCTTGAAAATTATTGGGTCTTTGTTTGCTCGTTTTTTCCTACTAATTATTCCAGTAGTCTTCAATCTTTCACTAACTCTTATTCTTCCTtcagttttctcttttttcataaCTTTAGTCATTCGTCAAATGCATTTAAAGGGTGgattatttttaaacttattagatattcgaaataaaatattatttttaaacaatttggtaaatctttaatcttttatgaaaGAAAGTAAACATctctatatattatatccaaagatttctattcaacacttatttCTTACCTTTAATGGTGGAAACAATGTATAGAACAGATTACAGTGCATGGACGAAAAGAAATATTGTAGGAAGGTTTTGGTTTCCCTATTTGTGAAAAATCCTATGGTACTGTCATGAAAAACCCTAGATACTGTCGTGAAAAACTATGTTGATCAGTTTCAAAGTTCCTTGCAACAGGATCACTTTCAATGTCCCTTAAATGGATAAACGAGGGTTAAAAAAGTGTATATATGAGAAAGTGAAAGTTTCATCCCGATTTATAGTCACTTACCTTGCAACAATGGAAGTGATTTTCCTCACGGTGGGTAGAGATTTTGTGGTGTATCGACTGAGCAAAGAGGTTTTGTGGTTGGTCGCCCCAACAAAGAGTGATTTTGTTCTTCACGCTTTTGGTGTGTCTTGATTTCTATCACACCCCTTTCCAAATTACCTTCCTAACCCAAGAAGATATGTGAGGACAATAGTTaccaaccctcttatgacaactATTGTCATACCTCCTCTCGAGTCGACCCCTCAAACCCGAAAGGAAGCGTGAGGACTATAGATATTAGCATCTActatttaggatttttttttttttttttatatattacaaacaTAACCATGCTACTTCAGTCAAgagtattttatacaatacattaATGTTTATCAAGTTATGTAGTTACAATACTACCATGTGTCTGAAACCTCCTAATATAGCTGTCAAGACAGAATGATTTCCGCAATCACTCATCGATTGATTTTAAGCCAATTCCATCACCATCTTTTGATACCTGGGGGGAGggaaatttagaaaaacatttgaaaaatattagcAAGAATGCTGAATGAGTGGtaagttcaaattaaatattatttgctttcaaatatttttgggaaagcAATATCACAACATAAACGACCATTGAACATATATATACAGTTAATAAATGAGACAAAGTTGGCATGATCACATAATCTTCCAATTACATAGCAAATCCCATAAACTGGTTTAAGGAAAAAATTTCTAGTACTCCAAATAACCCGTCGAATGTGCACATGTTAACCATTCCTGCTAGACATATTCGGGTACGTGGATAACCCAGCCAGATATAGTGACAATTTCAGTCCAACAACCATAAATTATGCTAATAATATCCAAGTACAATTTTCAGTTTCCAACAAAACCAATAAGAACAAACATCCAAACCAAAACTCACAAAGTAAAGAGTCATccaaacaaaataacaataattataatctatgaaaacatatattttcaaatcaTGCCAAACTTACCAAACTAGtacaaatatataatacatccaaccgttcaaaaacATAAACCACTCACAGTTCCTCCTTATTGGTTTCTCTGAAAATTCCTTAATCAGCTCCTTGCCTTGTTTCTTTTGAATTCCCCCTCTTTCAAAGAAATTCTAAATTAATCCATAATTCCTccaataatttcaatttattcgtaaataactttaaaattagAAAGACCTGTTTAccccctttaaaaaaaaaaaaaaaggcttaaCTTCTCCAAAACAACTTGTTGGAGGTTATTTTGGCAAGCTGATGGGTGTTGGGTTGCAGGGTGGGCGTGTCGGGATGCGCAGGTGGGCAGGGATGGAAGTAGATGGGTGGCAGACCTTGCACAGGACAACACTGGGCGGGGAGATGCGCGCAATGTGTGTTAGGATACGTCAGTACACGTTGTCGTGCATCCGTCCAATTGTGTCTGACGAGGGCGCGTCAAGCGCTTATGCTGGCAAGAACGCGTGGCAAGGTTGAGTGATAGGCCTATGCGATCAGTTGGCCACTGGACTTCTAATGCAAGATTCTCTTTCTTTATAACTTCAATTGAAACGGCAACCCGGGACCTCTCACTATACTTCCTTCTGAAGACTCTCTTACCAATTTCACTCCAATGGCACAAATGGATTATGAGAGTTGATTGTCCCAACCtgtcctatttataggtgtccaaAGTGCTTCCCAATTTGACACCTCCAGCCTAATTGCATGTCAATGTGCCTTCACCTCGTGCCACCAATGCCAACCTTTTGCCACAATGGCCCTGAAGTGTCTTCCTTTCCCTTAGCAAACGTATATGTTTCACTTTGTATGTTCTCTTGTGCGTCCATCTCAACTCTTTCCATTCCACCCTTCAATTTCCAGTTGACAGCTCCTAGTTTCAATAATTCCAACACTTAGTTGGTGTCACCCATCTTTTGTCCCTCAAATAACATTTTAATAGCCCAAAACCTTGGATTTCTCAAGCTTTATCAAAAAGTTAATTCTATCTTATCCTTCTTGAATTTTTCCCTTTCCACCTAATTTTGTTCCAGTCCCTTAATTTCTCAAGAACCAAGTGCTTCCTCGCTCGCATGTGGTTATTACTCGATGTGCGATAGCCTCTATTCGATACACGATAGCCTTTTTTCAATGCACGATGGCTTCTACTTAGTGCATGATGGCCTTCATTGCATACTCATGTGCTCAACTCTTCCACCTAGGTTATCGTATACCATACATCCAACGGCAACTTTCACGCACACGATAGCCTTTACTTAATGCACGATAGCTTCTACTTAGTGCATGATGGCCTTCATCTCATGCGCTCAACTCCTCCACCTAGGCTGTCGCATACCAACATCTAACAGCAACCTTCATGCCTAGGCCACTCTTGCTATATACGCTCAAGAGGCCTCTTCTAACCTCAAAACCACCTAGCCATCACATGGCTTCAACGCACACTTAGCATCTTGCGCTCATATCCGTGCAACCATGTGTTTACTCTCCGTGCAATGCCTCAACACCCCCACACTCGGTGCCTTGTGTCATGGTCATGCTtatccagggcctgttgcccatggtcGCATGCCCAATCCAAACCCTTTTATCATACTTTCATGTTATGTATTtcattaattaagttaatttccttttcttgtACATTTTGTTGTAAGTGATCGCttgcccttttgcatatgcaaggttGTCAGCTGACTTCTTGTTTAGAATGCACTATATAGGGATAAAgctaaccatcacttccccatacccaAAGTGGTATGCTATAAAGTCGTTGTTGTTGTtaattgctttctagcctactacaatctttctcttctctattcatacattcaaaatgcttgaaaaaacctttttctccaaacccgttttctaaaaaaaatttctctaaaatgggggtggaggttatgagaggcactcggtgtgccatcggcgTTCCGTATTAGAATTAGCTGACTTTTTTGTGAGCGAAAAAAAGTGTCACATAATCACTAAGTGAAGCTTCTAAAAGTGtgattgtgacagttggtatcagagccaagtcaGCTCATAGAAGGAAGAATCAATAATCATGTCGGTGACAAAGAACTTGAACAAGTCCCATGTGGACAGGCTGGTAGAGATGGAGGAGCAAATGCTCTACTTGAGGGAAGTCCCTGATAGTATTCACTTCTTGGAAACTCGATTGCAAGAATTTGTCGAGAAAGCCAATGAAATTGATGCGGTAGTTGGCCACCTAGACAAGTTACTCATCAAGGAATTGATGATGAGAGTGGAGACCCTAGAGACAAAAGTTGCACGATCCGACAGTTTTGAGTGTAAGGATAGCTCAATGGGCTCTATTTCCCATATAGAGGAGCGCGTCGAAGAGTTGGACGGCTCCCAGAAAGCAATAATTCATATGGTAACTGATATGTCAGAAGATTTTTGGTCGGCCCTTGACGTCGTCAGAGCCGAGATTATGGATGTGAGTGCGATGGTGAATCTCACTATCCGAGCTGTAGAAAACCAAGCCCTACTTGGGGGAGCAATTCAAGTGAGCAGGATAAAGATCCTGGAACTAAAATCCTTCTGTGGGGTGCGGGATGCGAATGCTTTAAAGAATTATATCTTCGATCTTGAGTAATATTTTAAGGCGACGAACACCGTGACAAAGGAATCGAAAGTCACGCTAACAACCATGCATCTAGCTGAAGATGCAAAATTATGGTGGAGATCATGATTTATGGACATGTAAGAAGGGCATTATACGATAGATACTTGGGATAAATTGAAACAAGAACTTCACAGTTCTTTCCTGAGAATGTTGAGATTTGGGCCCCACAAAACTCCAAGAATAGAAACATACGGGCAACATCCGAGATTATGTGAAGCAATTTGCGAGACTTATGTTAGACATATGTGACATGTCCGAGAAATACaaagttttctctttttttgaAGGGTTGAAACCATGGGCAAAGTCAAAGCTGTATGAACAGAGAGTACAAGATCTCCTTTCTGCCTATACGGCAGCGGAACGATTATATGACTTCAGTACAGACTCTCAAGACGTGAGAAAACAACCAATTTCCTCGAATGAAGAGAATAGAAACAGTCGTTCAAGCCCCCCCAGACCTAGGGGAGGAGACAAGAACACCGGGGGGACTGTAAGCCCTTCTAACCGAAATCAGGGAACAATTGGCAAGGGCCGCCATAACAGTATAACAACTACAATCGTCCACCGTCCTGCTACATATGTAGAGGACCACACAGAGCGGGTGAATGCTCAAATTGAACTTCTTTTAATGCCTTTCAAGCCACGTTAGCCTCAAGCTCAAAAGCCAAGGCCAAAAAAGGAAAACCCGAAATTGAGCCTACCATAGAGAATGAAAATCCCAAAATGGGAGTGTTAAAATTCTTATCTACGTTCCAAAAAAAGATGGGGGAGATGAAGGAGTCATTGGAGAGAGGACTCGTGTATATAGATACTTGGGTCAACTAGAGATGAGCTAAGAGCACCATGGTCAACTCTGGGGCAACCCACAACTTCTTGATTAAAACAGAGGCCCGTCGTCTGAACTTAACCTGGGAAAGAGACGCGGAGAAGATgaaagttgtgaactccttgGCCCTGCCTGTTATAGAGATAGCAAAGAGAACGTCAATGAAGTTAAGGGATTGGAAAAGCCTTGCTGACTTAGTAATTGTTAAGATGGAAAATTTTGACGTAGTGTTGGGGATGGAATTCTTACTTGAACACAAAATTATATTGATGCCCCCTCGCCAAGTGCATAGTAATCGTTGGATCTATGCCTACCGTGATTCAAGCCAATATCAACAACCAAACGAGATAAGAATGATTTTAGCCCTCCAACTAGAAAGAGGCCTTGCCCACGATGAACCCAAGTTCATGGACATTTCGATTGAATTAGTTGAGACTATGGAAGAGAAATTCCCCTGAGACATCCTATGTGTCTTGGAAGAATATCGTGATGTCATGTCCGACTATCGAGCTTTGAACAAGCTCACTGTTCATAACAAGTACCCCTTTCCCATCATCACAAACTTATTTGATCAGCTTCACAATGCCAGAGATTTCTCAAAACTAGACATACGGTTGGGGTACTATCAGGTTCTAACTGCCAAAGGAGACGAACCAAAGATGACCTGCGTTACAAGGTATGGGGCCTTTGAATTTCTCATGATGCCCTTTGACCTCACCAATGCTCCGGTAACTTTTTGTACTCTGGACGAACCAAATATCATGGTCTATAGTGCTTCAATGGAAGATCACCGATACCATCTCCAACTAGTCTTCGAAAAGTTGAGGAAGAACCAACTATACGTAAGGAGAGAGAAGTGTCCTTTTGCTCAATAGTGCATAAATTTCTTTGGCCATATGATTGAATGTGGTCGAATAGGCATGGAAGAGGGTAAGGTGTCTACTATCTGAGATTGGAGGGTGCCGACATCCATGATAGAATTACGTTCCTTCCTCGGACTAGCCAATTATTATAGGCGGTTCGTAGAAGGATTCTCCagaagagcgagatcattgattGAGTTGTTGAAGAAGGATAATCCTTGAAGTTGGACTTCTGAATGTCAAGCCGCCTTCGAGGGcttaaagaaaatgatgattaaaGGACCATTCCTCGAAATTGCCGACATATCCAAACCTTTTGAAGTTGAGACGGATGCGTCTGACTTCGCGTTGGGTGGTGTTCTCCTTCAAGACAGATACCCTATCGCGTATGAGAATAGAAAACCAAATGATGTGGAACGAAGGTATGCTGCCTCCAAAAAAGAGTTGTTAGTAGTAGTTCATTGCCTGAAGGCCTAGAGACGGTATCTCTTAGGGGCCAAGTTCATGGTCAAGACAAACAATAGCTCCATTTGCCACTTTTTCTATCAGCCAAAATTGTCATCAAAGAAGGCATGATGGAAAGAGTGTTTGGTAGAATTTGATTTCCAGTTTGAGCATAGACCTGGGAAATGCAATCAAGCGGCCAATGCCCTTAGCTGAAAGAGCAAACATGCGGTCCTGTGCATGCTTGCACGTTTGAAAGTAAGTATGTTGAGTGGAACAGTACGTGAAACTGTCAAGGCACACTTGACAAATGACACATCGGCTCAAGCCATTATGCAATTGGCCAAAGAAGGGAAGACACGCCAATTTTGTGTTGAAGAAGACCTACTCTACACCAAGGTAATCGCCTCTACATTACCCGATCTGGAGAGCTAAGAAAATCATTGAAAGAGTGTCATGACACGCCATGGGTAGGACATAATGGCTGGCAGAGAACTTATGCGTTATTAAAACAAAGTTACTATTGGTCGAGCCTTCAAGACGATGTCATGCAATTTACCAAGACTTGTTTGTTTGCCAACAAGATAAAGTCGAAAGGGTGAAATTAACAGGTCTGCTGAAGCCCTTCCTGTGCCTTCTAGACCGTAGGAGAGTGTGTCCCTCGACTTCATCACCCACTTGCCCAAAGTTGGAGAGTTTGAATCGATCCTTGTTATCATCAACCGATTCTCAAAATATGCCACATTTATCCCAACGCCGAAATGTGTACAACTATGATGACTGCCCAATTGTTCTTCAAACACATCATGAAATTATGGGGTGTCCCTACAAGTATCTTTAGTGATCGTGACGAGAGATTCACTGGAACCTTTTGGATAGAATTGTTCAAGATATTGGGATTTATGCTGAATATTTCCTCCAGTTATCATCCTCAAACAGATGACCAGACTGAATGTTTTAACAGCATGCTTGAAGAATATTTGCATCACTTTATCGATGCTAGACAAAAGAACTGGGTTCAATTGTTAGATGTTGCTCAGTTCAGCTTTAATAGTTAGCAAAGCTCCTCAACTGGAAAGACGCTCTTCATGATAGTATGCAATAGACAGCCACTCATGGCGCTCCTGGTGGACGACCGCTATGCTGGCAAAAGCCCTCAGACGTATAACTTCACCAAAGAATGGAGTCAAACCTCTGAGATAGCACGCGTCTACCTAAAGAAAGCGTCGAGGAGAATGAAGAATTGGGTTGATAAGAAGCGCGGCCCCCTCGAGTTCCAAGCTGGGGACAAAGTGCTGATCAAGTTGCGACCAGAACAATTATGTTTTCGAGGCTAGAGAGACCAGCGCCTCGTACAAAATTATGAAGAACCAGTGGAGGTGATTGAGAAGGTCGGGAAAACCTCGTATAAGGTTCAGCTACCCTCGTGGATGAAGATCCATCCTGTCATCCATGTGAGTATTCTAAAGCCCTATCACCCTGACCCCGATGACGAGCAACATAACATGTTGATGCGTCCACCC from Benincasa hispida cultivar B227 chromosome 10, ASM972705v1, whole genome shotgun sequence carries:
- the LOC120089201 gene encoding arabinogalactan protein 13-like is translated as MEAIKLKLFLVLLLMAFAGTIAQSATPSEAPAPAPASDASLFYPTFFASLSALLFAFFL